The proteins below come from a single Aptenodytes patagonicus chromosome 2, bAptPat1.pri.cur, whole genome shotgun sequence genomic window:
- the RPSA gene encoding small ribosomal subunit protein uS2 — translation MSGGLDVLQMKEEDVLKFLAAGTHLGGTNLDFQMEQYIYKRKSDGIYIINLKRTWEKLLLAARAIVAIENPADVSVISSRNTGQRAVLKFAAATGATPIAGRFTPGTFTNQIQAAFREPRLLVVTDPRADHQPLTEASYVNIPTIALCNTDSPLRYVDIAIPCNNKGAHSVGLMWWMLAREVLRMRGTISREHPWEVMPDLYFYRDPEEIEKEEQAAAEKAVTKEEFQTEWTAPAPEFTAPPQPEVADWSEGVQVPSVPIQQFPTEDWSAQPATEDWSAAPTAQATEWVGTATEWS, via the exons ATGTCCGGAGGTCTCGATGTCCTGCAGATGAAGGAGGAGGATGTCCTCAAATTCCTCGCTGCCGGGACCCACCTGGGAGGCACCAACCTTGACTTCCAGATGGAGCAGTATATCTACAAAAGGAAAAGCGATG GTATTTACATCATCAATCTGAAGAGGACCTGGGAAAAACTCCTCCTGGCAGCCCGTGCCATTGTTGCCATTGAGAACCCAGCTGATGTGAGCGTCATTTCTTCTAGAAATACTGGACAG CGTGCTGTTCTGAAGTTTGCTGCTGCTACTGGGGCTACTCCTATTGCTGGACGTTTCACCCCCGGTACCTTCACAAATCAGATCCAAGCGGCCTTCCGTGAGCCACGACTCCTGGTTGTTACGGACCCCCGGGCTGATCATCAGCCACTGACAGAGGCATCTTACGTCAACATCCCCACCATTGCGCTGTGCAACACCGACTCCCCGCTGCGCTATGTGGATATTGCTATTCCCTGCAACAATAAG GGAGCCCATTCAGTGGGCCTGATGTGGTGGATGCTGGCTCGGGAGGTCCTGCGCATGCGTGGCACCATCTCCCGTGAGCACCCATGGGAAGTCATGCCTGACCTGTACTTCTACAGGGATCCCGAGGAG ATCGAAAAGGAggagcaggctgctgctgagaaagCAGTTACGAAGGAGGAGTTCCAGACCGAATGGACGGCCCCGGCTCCTGAGTTCACTGCTCCTCCTCAGCCCGAGGTTGCAGATTGGTCTGAGGGAGTGCAGGTCCCGTCTGTGCCCATCCAGCAGTTCCCCACAG AGGACTGGAGCGCCCAGCCTGCCACCGAGGACTGGTCAGCAGCCCCCACAGCCCAGGCTACTGAGTGGGTTGGCACCGCCACCGAGTGGTCTTAA